The window TTCGCTCTGTTGTTTTCTTTGGATATGATGCGGTAGTGGTAACAGAGCAACAATCCGTTTTTAATATCGGATTCCCGTAAACGCGAATGAAATGGATTGAGCTCTTGCTTATTCCCATAAATGGAATCTACTATGTATGGTTCACTGGTAGGAAGCTTGGGATGATGATCCCAAATATCCTTAAATACAGAGGTCTTGAACAAACATTTGACTTCGATTTGTTCATAGCGGCACCTAAATTTTTCTATATGGTGAAGGTGCTTTTTATCATGATTCCACCGCCAAGTATTAGCCTTTAAAATGCTGACTGGTGATTTATCTCTACCGTTAGAAGACATCATGACCCATGGGATTTTAATACAATCAGCATGCAAAAATTTCTCTAGTAAAATTTCTCGAATAGTTTTTTCTGAATTAGTGCGAATAAATTCATCAACATCAATATAAAGCACCCAATCGTATTTTCGACGCAAACATTTATATAATTTTGATGCGTAATTTTTTTCAATAATATTTTTTTCAAAAATTACACTAGCACTTTCCTTTTTTAGGATATTTTCGTAGATAGATTTATCATTGCTGTCATCATCAATTATGAAAATATCATCTATTCCTTCCCTTCGATAATAGTCAACAAATTCCCCAACAAAATACTCATCTTTACATCGAGTAATGATTGCTATTAACTTTTTAGGCCTTAAAGAAAAAAAATTGTGAAATAGTGTTGTGTAAAGCATGAGGTCATCCATGTAAATTATATTGATATAACAGGCTTACTTAGAAGCTATGCAGTACATCTAAGAATTACACTCTACCGAATACACCCTCGCGAAATTCAATTCATCCCTGCACTTCTCTATACTAGTACAAAGGATAAATTATGCTTAAAAATCAATAAAAAACAATTAAACTTAAGCAATAACTGGTTTATATTGAATGGAAATTACTCATGGAAAAATTCAATTCCCTTCTTCGTGCAAAAATCAGTTATTGAAAAGCTTTTGAAAGGTTTCATGGTTGAGGCCTTTTGGGTTAGTTTGGAT is drawn from Thalassotalea sp. PS06 and contains these coding sequences:
- a CDS encoding glycosyltransferase family 2 protein, which produces MLYTTLFHNFFSLRPKKLIAIITRCKDEYFVGEFVDYYRREGIDDIFIIDDDSNDKSIYENILKKESASVIFEKNIIEKNYASKLYKCLRRKYDWVLYIDVDEFIRTNSEKTIREILLEKFLHADCIKIPWVMMSSNGRDKSPVSILKANTWRWNHDKKHLHHIEKFRCRYEQIEVKCLFKTSVFKDIWDHHPKLPTSEPYIVDSIYGNKQELNPFHSRLRESDIKNGLLLCYHYRIISKENNRAKLKTNYWYKRNGYSLSDLESSDYAEVFDSSIANRNAAQLHL